A genomic region of Metopolophium dirhodum isolate CAU chromosome 1, ASM1992520v1, whole genome shotgun sequence contains the following coding sequences:
- the LOC132942379 gene encoding transcription factor Adf-1-like — MACDGEILVSLIEKRPSIYDFKHKDHSNRTVQDKLWEEISKEMDVSVSVCKSKWTSLRNSYARELREIKNKKSGSAASKKRKWYLFESMSFLSDFMLQHKQMISNVSDTCNEHNERSESEEYSFDTSTVEDNISPEDGTASERELNETVFKRPKKSKTQLKTASEQVAEPMIEFLKSRTKQANTSEDSSEILFFKSLIPDYKKLNDKNQRRFKTIVQDGGQNMNNYYNVFASDVGSGTITDSSNSSSYD, encoded by the exons atggctTGTGATGGTGAAATTTTAGTTAGTTTAATAGAAAAAAGACCATCAATTTACGACTTTAAACATAAAGACCACAGTAATCGGACAGTCCAAGACAAACTGTGGGAGGAAATCAGTAAGGAAATGGATGTCAgtg tgtcAGTGTGTAAAAGTAAATGGACTTCTCTTAGGAATTCATATGCAAGAGAATTgcgtgaaataaaaaataaaaaatctggaTCAGCTGCATCGAAGAAAAGGAAATGGTATCTCTTCGAAAGCATGAGTTTTTTGTCAGATTTCATGTTACAACATAAACAAATGATTAGCAACGTAAGTGATACTTGTAATGAGCATAACGAACGCAGTGAATCTGAAGAATACTCGTTTGATACATCAACAGTAGAAGACAATATATCACCAGAAGATGGTACAGCATCAGAACGCGAACTAAACGAAACAGTATTCAAAAGACCGAAAAAATCTAAAACTCAGTTAAAAACAGCAAGTGAACAAGTAGCTGAGCCAATGATAGAGTTTTTAAAGTCAAGAACTAAGCAAGCTAACACCTCAGAAGATtcatcagaaatattatttttcaaaagtttaatCCCTGATTACAAAAAACTCAACGATAAAAATCAACGTCGCTTTAAAACAA TTGTACAAGATGGAGGGCAAAATATGAATAACTACTACAATGTTTTTGCATCTGATGTTGGATCAGGCACGATTACAGATAGTAGTAACAGTAGTTCATATGATTAA
- the LOC132934936 gene encoding serine proteinase stubble, which translates to MKRHGICSAMTSSHDKTLLLKISIIGLIISQSLVKSYPSWDTPTTLTDFGRNIRQLPCVSRRSGETGVCMFAYSCAKANGTHLGTCIDRFYFGSCCKTQSITDIDAANEPDNYLNNVDNNDVAGPSATTDTKTGALLHQQQTTAGTTADRYSTLRPSSYATATGYPPSTAQSYKPTGQFAVSSTPSTTTSTSTSRTQYTEISVSSNTKPTFASSSSSSISSSSPPTGSISSSYSTTISQSTKPMPSTTFSTAKPMVKPTSFRPPPIRDQATTSTATATITTAAVQKPKPQTARPTVQFSVPSSTVGSSYEPTAKPSTTGQSYTTMTSMRPGPQHNSTVTATFSTTKPVVKPSSTTYKSTIASAAPSTTTMSTSTATQKVKPQTIAKPAATTTKPKPTTGKPDVTGSTVESVTGSTYAAGTTYATGSTYATRSTVENVTEIIANFTAATANGQNQTPSYGSMTTVTSTSPTLVTWTTLDKVPVVPAENTKPPPSSMTHKPSVTDGSTLPSWVKLPVETHEPNTVSAPTKESSSGAYSSTMTMSKPTTLPSPSDNDIVVINNNAETTYSSTQNPSSTLSMLMSSTSTDSVEAGNAPLNMSNYKDVCGRRLFPTARIVGGEKVSFGKWPWQISLRQWRTSTYLHKCGAALFNENWAVTAAHCVENVPPSDLLLRLGEHDLSVEEEPYGYEERRIQIVASHPQFDPRTFEYDLALLRFYEPVKFQPNIIPVCVPEDDSNFVGSSAYVTGWGRLYEDGPLPSVLQEVTVPVINNSVCETMYRAAGYIEHIPDIFICAGWKKGGFDSCEGDSGGPMVIQRPDKRWLLAGIISWGIGCAEPNQPGVYTRISKFKDWINQILQF; encoded by the exons aTTTTGGGCGCAATATCAGACAACTGCCTTGCGTCAGCCGGAGATCCGGAGAGACAGGCGTGTGCATGTTTGCTTATTCGTGCGCCAAAGCTAATGGCACCCATCTGGGCACCTGCATCGATCGATTCTACTTCGGAAGCTGCTGCAAGACCCAGTCGATCACGGACATCGATGCAGCCAACGAACCGGACAATTATCTGAACAACGTGGATAACAATGACGTAGCCGGTCCGTCCGCGACAACCGATACAAAAACGGGCGCGCTACTGCATCAGCAGCAGACGACTGCAGGCACCACCGCCGATAGGTACAGCACGCTGAGGCCGAGTTCGTATGCAACAGCAACAGGTTACCCGCCGTCCACTGCGCAGTCGTACAAGCCCACCGGTCAGTTCGCAGTGTCGTCCACTCCGTCCACCACCACGTCAACGTCCACGTCGCGCACCCAATACACAGAGATATCCGTTTCAAGCAACACGAAGCCGACATTCGcaagcagcagcagcagcagcataaGCAGCAGTTCGCCACCGACCGGTTCGATATCGTCTTCGTACTCGACTACGATATCGCAATCGACGAAGCCAATGCCTTCAACCACTTTCTCAACAGCCAAGCCTATGGTCAAGCCGACCTCGTTCAGACCGCCACCGATCAGAGACCAGGCAACCACCTCAACGGCCACAGCTACCATCACCACGGCCGCCGTACAAAAACCAAAGCCACAGACTGCGAGACCAACGGTCCAGTTCAGCGTGCCTAGCTCAACGGTCGGCTCATCGTACGAACCAACTGCGAAGCCCTCCACGACCGGTCAATCGTACACCACAATGACATCGATGCGTCCTGGCCCACAGCACAACTCTACCGTGACGGCCACGTTCTCCACCACCAAACCCGTCGTCAAACCATCGAGTACCACCTACAAATCGACGATCGCATCCGCGGCCCCGTCCACGACGACCATGTCCACGTCCACGGCCACGCAAAAGGTCAAACCGCAGACCATAGCCAAGCCCGCCGCGACGACGACCAAACCGAAACCTACCACTGGCAAACCAGATGTGACTGGGTCCACTGTCGAATCCGTGACTGGATCTACATACGCGGCTGGAACCACGTACGCGACTGGATCCACGTACGCAACCCGTTCCACGGTTGAAAACGTCACCGAAATCATCGCAAATTTCACTGCAGCTACTGCCAACGGTCAGAATCAGACTCCAAGTTACGGTAGCATGACGACTGTCACGTCTACATCACCGACTCTGGTCACTTGGACCACACTCGATAAAGTCCCTGTTGTACCGGCTGAAAACACGAAACCACCGCCATCGAGCA TGACGCACAAACCATCGGTCACCGACGGTTCGACACTTCCTTCTTGGGTCAAACTTCCAGTAGAGACACATGAACCCAACACTGTCAGCGCACCGACGAAAGAGAGCAGTTCTGGTGCATACTCGTCGACGATGACAATGTCCAAGCCAACGACCCTCCCTAGTCCGTCCGACAATGACATCGTTGTTATAAATAACAATGCCGAAACTACCTACTCTAGCACGCAAAATCCTTCAAGTACATTGTCAATGCTCATGTCGTCGACATCAACGGATTCCGTCGAAGCAGGAAATGCTCCTCTCAATATGTCTAACTACAAAGATG tttGTGGAAGACGACTTTTCCCAACGGCTAGAATAGTAGGAGGTGAAAAAGTTTCTTTTGGCAAATGGCCGTGgcag atTTCATTAAGACAGTGGAGGACGTCTACGTACTTACACAAATGTGGAGCCGCATTATTCAACGAAAACTGGGCTGTAACTGCTGCTCATtgtgttgaaaa cgTTCCTCCGAGTGACTTACTCCTCAGACTCGGTGAACACGATTTATCAGTAGAAGAAGAACCTTACGGTTATGAAGAACGAAGAATACAAATAGTCGCATCACATCCACAGTTCGATCCTAGAACTTTTGAGTATGACTTGGCACTTTTGCGATTCTACGAACCTGTGAAGTTTCAACCTAATATTATACCTGTTTGCGTTCCTGAGGACGATTCAAATTTTGTTGGATCGTCTGCCTACGTCACCGGATGGGGGAGACTATATGAag atggaCCTTTACCTAGTGTTCTACAAGAAGTAACAGTTCCTGTGATCAACAATTCCGTTTGTGAAACCATGTACCGTGCAGCTGGATACATTGAACACATACCAGATATATTTATCTGCGCTGGTTGGAAAAAAGGAGGTTTCGATTCATGCGAA GGTGATTCCGGTGGACCTATGGTAATTCAAAGACCAGACAAGAGATGGCTACTAGCTGGTATCATATCGTGGGGCATTGGATGCGCTGAACCAAATCAACCTGGTGTTTACACaagaatttcaaagttcaaagaCTGGATCAATcaaatattgcaattttaa